One Pseudoliparis swirei isolate HS2019 ecotype Mariana Trench chromosome 4, NWPU_hadal_v1, whole genome shotgun sequence genomic window carries:
- the pde8a gene encoding high affinity cAMP-specific and IBMX-insensitive 3',5'-cyclic phosphodiesterase 8A isoform X4, which translates to MPLINAGFNRRYVENANTMACYNELLQLEHGEVRAQFKLRAGNAIFTALEQSQEAIEITSEDQVIQYVNPAYESIMGYQQGELIGKEIIEVPKSEKNKPDLLETINSCIRKGKEWQGIYYAKKKNGDSIQQNVKITPVIGQGGKIRHYVSINWPLNDNNKSDKSTECVQAESQTDIQSSKHKDRRKGSLDVRSTTSRGSDGSSQRRHSSMARIHSMTIEAPITKVINIINAAQESSPLPVAEALDRVLEILRTTELYSPQLDTKDEDPHTNDLVGGLMMDGLRRLSGNEYILSTKQPHHMPSHLTTPLCLNDIPPRIAETMENDDSWDFDIVNLEAATMKRPLTYLGMKIFSRFGVCEFLNCPEATLRSWLQVIEANYHSSNSYHNSSHAADVLHATAYFLCKERVKQSLDPIDEVAALIAATVHDVDHPGRTNSFLCNAGSELAILYNDTAVLESHHAALAFQITTRDDKCNIFKNIERNEYRTLRQAIIDMVLATEMTKHFEHVNKFVNSINKPLAALEENGGNNDEESVKSILTSPENRILVKRMLIKCADISNPCKPQELCIEWAGRISEEYFAQTDEEKRQGLPVVMPVFDRNTCSIPKSQISFINYFLTDMFDAWDAFADLPNLMQHLDNNFKYWKGLDERKLHSLRPPPE; encoded by the exons ATGCCCCTGATCAATGCCGGCTTTAATAGG AGATATGTGGAGAATGCCAATACGATGGCCTGCTATAATGAGCTGCTACAGTTGGAGCATGGAGAGGTGCGGGCGCAGTTCAAACTCAG GGCTGGAAATGCTATTTTCACTGCTCTAGAACAAAGCCAGGAGGCCATAGAGATCACTTCTGAAGATCAAGTAATTCAG TATGTGAACCCTGCCTATGAGTCCATAATGGGCTACCAACAAGGCGAGCTAATAGGAAAGGAAATAATAGAAGTGCCTAAAAGTGAGAAGAATAAGCCTGATCTCCTTGAAACAATAAATTCTTGCATAAGGAAAGGAAAG GAGTGGCAGGGGATTTATTATGCCAAAAAGAAGAATGGAGACAGCATTCAGCAAAATGTGAAGATCACACCTGTAATTGGGCAGGGAGG AAAAATCCGACACTATGTGTCTATCAACTGGCCtttaaatgataataataag AGTGATAAATCCACTGAATGTGTGCAGGCAGAGTCTCAAACAG ACATCCAATCCAGTAAGCACAAAGACCGGAGAAAAGGCTCTCTGGACGTAAGATCCACAACTTCTCGGGGGAGCGATG GGAGCTCACAGCGAAGGCACTCTTCAATGGCCCGAATCCACTCCATGACTATAGAAGCTCCCATCACCAAG GTAATAAACATCATCAATGCAGCGCAGGAAAGCAGTCCTCTGCCTGTGGCAGAGGCCTTGGATCGGGTACTGGAGATCCTGAGGACAACTGAGCTCTACTCCCCACAGCTGGACACCAAGGATGAAGACCCCCATACGAATGACCTTGTGGGGGGGCTGATGATG GATGGTTTACGCAGATTGTCAGGAAATGAATACATCTTGTCCACAAAAC AGCCCCACCATATGCCCAGTCACCTGACAACTCCTCTGTGTTTAAATGACATCCCTCCTCGTATTGCCGAGACCATGGAAAATGACGACTCGTGGGATTTTGACATTGTCAACTTGGAGGCTGCAACCATGAAACG GCCTTTGACTTACTTGGGCATGAAGATCTTCTCCCGGTTTGGGGTCTGCGAGTTCCTAAACTGCCCTGAGGCCACTTTGCGCTCCTGGCTACAAGTGATTGAAGCTAACTACCACTCCAGTAACTCCTACCATAACTCTTCTCATGCAGCTGATGTCCTGCATGCAACGGCTTACTTTCTCTGCAAGGAGAGGGTCAAG CAAAGTTTGGATCCCATCGACGAGGTGGCTGCCCTGATTGCTGCCACTGTGCATGACGTGGACCACCCGGGACGCACCAACAGCTTCCTGTGCAACGCAGGAAGTGAATTGGCCATCCTCTACAATGACACTGCTGTTCTAGAGAGCCACCACGCAGCTCTTGCCTTCCAGATCACTACCAGAGATGATAAGTGCAACATATTCAAGAACATTGAAAG gAATGAATATCGAACACTTCGACAGGCCATCATTGATATGGTGCTCGCGACCGAGATGACCAAACATTTCGAACACGTCAACAAATTTGTCAACAGCATCAACAAGCCACTGGCTGCTCTGGAGGAGAACGGG ggAAACAATGATGAGGAATCTGTCAAAAGCATTCTGACATCCCCTGAGAATCGCATCCTCGTCAAGCGGATGCTGATTAAGTGTGCAGACATCTCCAATCCATGCAAGCCTCAGGAACTCTGTATAGAATGGGCCGGACGCATCTCAGAGGAGTATTTTGCACAG ACGGATGAGGAGAAGAGACAAGGCCTACCGGTGGTTATGCCTGTGTTTGACAGAAACACGTGTAGCATCCCAAAGTCCCAGATTTCCTTCATAAACTACTTCCTTACCGACATGTTTGACGCATGGGATG CTTTCGCAGATCTCCCCAATCTTATGCAGCACCTGGACAATAACTTCAAGTACTGGAAAGGCCTGGACGAGAGGAAGCTGCACAGCCTGCGACCGCCTCCAGAGTAG
- the pde8a gene encoding high affinity cAMP-specific and IBMX-insensitive 3',5'-cyclic phosphodiesterase 8A isoform X2, protein MGCASSIHISDRVVYHSGKESEDSHSPQQTNTTQHQGNPALGLPLKPPSCKTTLTEVQFGPMKLFKEPLQVLLVFAKEDSQSNGFCWACEKANFRCSMARTPESALECFLEKHHDLVIIDHRHSRHYDAEALCRSIRAVNSSENTVIVAVVKRPDREEASVMPLINAGFNRRYVENANTMACYNELLQLEHGEVRAQFKLRAGNAIFTALEQSQEAIEITSEDQVIQYVNPAYESIMGYQQGELIGKEIIEVPKSEKNKPDLLETINSCIRKGKEWQGIYYAKKKNGDSIQQNVKITPVIGQGGKIRHYVSINWPLNDNNKSDKSTECVQAESQTDIQSSKHKDRRKGSLDVRSTTSRGSDGSSQRRHSSMARIHSMTIEAPITKVINIINAAQESSPLPVAEALDRVLEILRTTELYSPQLDTKDEDPHTNDLVGGLMMDGLRRLSGNEYILSTKQPHHMPSHLTTPLCLNDIPPRIAETMENDDSWDFDIVNLEAATMKRPLTYLGMKIFSRFGVCEFLNCPEATLRSWLQVIEANYHSSNSYHNSSHAADVLHATAYFLCKERVKQSLDPIDEVAALIAATVHDVDHPGRTNSFLCNAGSELAILYNDTAVLESHHAALAFQITTRDDKCNIFKNIERNEYRTLRQAIIDMVLATEMTKHFEHVNKFVNSINKPLAALEENGGNNDEESVKSILTSPENRILVKRMLIKCADISNPCKPQELCIEWAGRISEEYFAQTDEEKRQGLPVVMPVFDRNTCSIPKSQISFINYFLTDMFDAWDAFADLPNLMQHLDNNFKYWKGLDERKLHSLRPPPE, encoded by the exons GTACTTTTAGTTTTTGCCaaagaggacagtcagagtaaTGGCTTCTGCTGGGCATGTGAGAAGGCCAACTTCAGGTGCAGCATGGCACGAACACCCGAGTCGGCTCTTGAATGCTTCTTGGAGAAGCATCATGACCTCGTCATCATTGACCACAGACATTCCAGACACTATGATGCGGAAGCTCTATGCCG GTCAATTAGAGCGGTCAACTCTTCAGAAAACACTGTGATAGTCGCCGTTGTAAAAAG GCCGGACAGAGAGGAAGCCTCTGTGATGCCCCTGATCAATGCCGGCTTTAATAGG AGATATGTGGAGAATGCCAATACGATGGCCTGCTATAATGAGCTGCTACAGTTGGAGCATGGAGAGGTGCGGGCGCAGTTCAAACTCAG GGCTGGAAATGCTATTTTCACTGCTCTAGAACAAAGCCAGGAGGCCATAGAGATCACTTCTGAAGATCAAGTAATTCAG TATGTGAACCCTGCCTATGAGTCCATAATGGGCTACCAACAAGGCGAGCTAATAGGAAAGGAAATAATAGAAGTGCCTAAAAGTGAGAAGAATAAGCCTGATCTCCTTGAAACAATAAATTCTTGCATAAGGAAAGGAAAG GAGTGGCAGGGGATTTATTATGCCAAAAAGAAGAATGGAGACAGCATTCAGCAAAATGTGAAGATCACACCTGTAATTGGGCAGGGAGG AAAAATCCGACACTATGTGTCTATCAACTGGCCtttaaatgataataataag AGTGATAAATCCACTGAATGTGTGCAGGCAGAGTCTCAAACAG ACATCCAATCCAGTAAGCACAAAGACCGGAGAAAAGGCTCTCTGGACGTAAGATCCACAACTTCTCGGGGGAGCGATG GGAGCTCACAGCGAAGGCACTCTTCAATGGCCCGAATCCACTCCATGACTATAGAAGCTCCCATCACCAAG GTAATAAACATCATCAATGCAGCGCAGGAAAGCAGTCCTCTGCCTGTGGCAGAGGCCTTGGATCGGGTACTGGAGATCCTGAGGACAACTGAGCTCTACTCCCCACAGCTGGACACCAAGGATGAAGACCCCCATACGAATGACCTTGTGGGGGGGCTGATGATG GATGGTTTACGCAGATTGTCAGGAAATGAATACATCTTGTCCACAAAAC AGCCCCACCATATGCCCAGTCACCTGACAACTCCTCTGTGTTTAAATGACATCCCTCCTCGTATTGCCGAGACCATGGAAAATGACGACTCGTGGGATTTTGACATTGTCAACTTGGAGGCTGCAACCATGAAACG GCCTTTGACTTACTTGGGCATGAAGATCTTCTCCCGGTTTGGGGTCTGCGAGTTCCTAAACTGCCCTGAGGCCACTTTGCGCTCCTGGCTACAAGTGATTGAAGCTAACTACCACTCCAGTAACTCCTACCATAACTCTTCTCATGCAGCTGATGTCCTGCATGCAACGGCTTACTTTCTCTGCAAGGAGAGGGTCAAG CAAAGTTTGGATCCCATCGACGAGGTGGCTGCCCTGATTGCTGCCACTGTGCATGACGTGGACCACCCGGGACGCACCAACAGCTTCCTGTGCAACGCAGGAAGTGAATTGGCCATCCTCTACAATGACACTGCTGTTCTAGAGAGCCACCACGCAGCTCTTGCCTTCCAGATCACTACCAGAGATGATAAGTGCAACATATTCAAGAACATTGAAAG gAATGAATATCGAACACTTCGACAGGCCATCATTGATATGGTGCTCGCGACCGAGATGACCAAACATTTCGAACACGTCAACAAATTTGTCAACAGCATCAACAAGCCACTGGCTGCTCTGGAGGAGAACGGG ggAAACAATGATGAGGAATCTGTCAAAAGCATTCTGACATCCCCTGAGAATCGCATCCTCGTCAAGCGGATGCTGATTAAGTGTGCAGACATCTCCAATCCATGCAAGCCTCAGGAACTCTGTATAGAATGGGCCGGACGCATCTCAGAGGAGTATTTTGCACAG ACGGATGAGGAGAAGAGACAAGGCCTACCGGTGGTTATGCCTGTGTTTGACAGAAACACGTGTAGCATCCCAAAGTCCCAGATTTCCTTCATAAACTACTTCCTTACCGACATGTTTGACGCATGGGATG CTTTCGCAGATCTCCCCAATCTTATGCAGCACCTGGACAATAACTTCAAGTACTGGAAAGGCCTGGACGAGAGGAAGCTGCACAGCCTGCGACCGCCTCCAGAGTAG
- the pde8a gene encoding high affinity cAMP-specific and IBMX-insensitive 3',5'-cyclic phosphodiesterase 8A isoform X3, which translates to MLQQTETSTSSFSKGHIPFCRKTTLTEVQFGPMKLFKEPLQVLLVFAKEDSQSNGFCWACEKANFRCSMARTPESALECFLEKHHDLVIIDHRHSRHYDAEALCRSIRAVNSSENTVIVAVVKRPDREEASVMPLINAGFNRRYVENANTMACYNELLQLEHGEVRAQFKLRAGNAIFTALEQSQEAIEITSEDQVIQYVNPAYESIMGYQQGELIGKEIIEVPKSEKNKPDLLETINSCIRKGKEWQGIYYAKKKNGDSIQQNVKITPVIGQGGKIRHYVSINWPLNDNNKSDKSTECVQAESQTDIQSSKHKDRRKGSLDVRSTTSRGSDGSSQRRHSSMARIHSMTIEAPITKVINIINAAQESSPLPVAEALDRVLEILRTTELYSPQLDTKDEDPHTNDLVGGLMMDGLRRLSGNEYILSTKQPHHMPSHLTTPLCLNDIPPRIAETMENDDSWDFDIVNLEAATMKRPLTYLGMKIFSRFGVCEFLNCPEATLRSWLQVIEANYHSSNSYHNSSHAADVLHATAYFLCKERVKQSLDPIDEVAALIAATVHDVDHPGRTNSFLCNAGSELAILYNDTAVLESHHAALAFQITTRDDKCNIFKNIERNEYRTLRQAIIDMVLATEMTKHFEHVNKFVNSINKPLAALEENGGNNDEESVKSILTSPENRILVKRMLIKCADISNPCKPQELCIEWAGRISEEYFAQTDEEKRQGLPVVMPVFDRNTCSIPKSQISFINYFLTDMFDAWDAFADLPNLMQHLDNNFKYWKGLDERKLHSLRPPPE; encoded by the exons GTACTTTTAGTTTTTGCCaaagaggacagtcagagtaaTGGCTTCTGCTGGGCATGTGAGAAGGCCAACTTCAGGTGCAGCATGGCACGAACACCCGAGTCGGCTCTTGAATGCTTCTTGGAGAAGCATCATGACCTCGTCATCATTGACCACAGACATTCCAGACACTATGATGCGGAAGCTCTATGCCG GTCAATTAGAGCGGTCAACTCTTCAGAAAACACTGTGATAGTCGCCGTTGTAAAAAG GCCGGACAGAGAGGAAGCCTCTGTGATGCCCCTGATCAATGCCGGCTTTAATAGG AGATATGTGGAGAATGCCAATACGATGGCCTGCTATAATGAGCTGCTACAGTTGGAGCATGGAGAGGTGCGGGCGCAGTTCAAACTCAG GGCTGGAAATGCTATTTTCACTGCTCTAGAACAAAGCCAGGAGGCCATAGAGATCACTTCTGAAGATCAAGTAATTCAG TATGTGAACCCTGCCTATGAGTCCATAATGGGCTACCAACAAGGCGAGCTAATAGGAAAGGAAATAATAGAAGTGCCTAAAAGTGAGAAGAATAAGCCTGATCTCCTTGAAACAATAAATTCTTGCATAAGGAAAGGAAAG GAGTGGCAGGGGATTTATTATGCCAAAAAGAAGAATGGAGACAGCATTCAGCAAAATGTGAAGATCACACCTGTAATTGGGCAGGGAGG AAAAATCCGACACTATGTGTCTATCAACTGGCCtttaaatgataataataag AGTGATAAATCCACTGAATGTGTGCAGGCAGAGTCTCAAACAG ACATCCAATCCAGTAAGCACAAAGACCGGAGAAAAGGCTCTCTGGACGTAAGATCCACAACTTCTCGGGGGAGCGATG GGAGCTCACAGCGAAGGCACTCTTCAATGGCCCGAATCCACTCCATGACTATAGAAGCTCCCATCACCAAG GTAATAAACATCATCAATGCAGCGCAGGAAAGCAGTCCTCTGCCTGTGGCAGAGGCCTTGGATCGGGTACTGGAGATCCTGAGGACAACTGAGCTCTACTCCCCACAGCTGGACACCAAGGATGAAGACCCCCATACGAATGACCTTGTGGGGGGGCTGATGATG GATGGTTTACGCAGATTGTCAGGAAATGAATACATCTTGTCCACAAAAC AGCCCCACCATATGCCCAGTCACCTGACAACTCCTCTGTGTTTAAATGACATCCCTCCTCGTATTGCCGAGACCATGGAAAATGACGACTCGTGGGATTTTGACATTGTCAACTTGGAGGCTGCAACCATGAAACG GCCTTTGACTTACTTGGGCATGAAGATCTTCTCCCGGTTTGGGGTCTGCGAGTTCCTAAACTGCCCTGAGGCCACTTTGCGCTCCTGGCTACAAGTGATTGAAGCTAACTACCACTCCAGTAACTCCTACCATAACTCTTCTCATGCAGCTGATGTCCTGCATGCAACGGCTTACTTTCTCTGCAAGGAGAGGGTCAAG CAAAGTTTGGATCCCATCGACGAGGTGGCTGCCCTGATTGCTGCCACTGTGCATGACGTGGACCACCCGGGACGCACCAACAGCTTCCTGTGCAACGCAGGAAGTGAATTGGCCATCCTCTACAATGACACTGCTGTTCTAGAGAGCCACCACGCAGCTCTTGCCTTCCAGATCACTACCAGAGATGATAAGTGCAACATATTCAAGAACATTGAAAG gAATGAATATCGAACACTTCGACAGGCCATCATTGATATGGTGCTCGCGACCGAGATGACCAAACATTTCGAACACGTCAACAAATTTGTCAACAGCATCAACAAGCCACTGGCTGCTCTGGAGGAGAACGGG ggAAACAATGATGAGGAATCTGTCAAAAGCATTCTGACATCCCCTGAGAATCGCATCCTCGTCAAGCGGATGCTGATTAAGTGTGCAGACATCTCCAATCCATGCAAGCCTCAGGAACTCTGTATAGAATGGGCCGGACGCATCTCAGAGGAGTATTTTGCACAG ACGGATGAGGAGAAGAGACAAGGCCTACCGGTGGTTATGCCTGTGTTTGACAGAAACACGTGTAGCATCCCAAAGTCCCAGATTTCCTTCATAAACTACTTCCTTACCGACATGTTTGACGCATGGGATG CTTTCGCAGATCTCCCCAATCTTATGCAGCACCTGGACAATAACTTCAAGTACTGGAAAGGCCTGGACGAGAGGAAGCTGCACAGCCTGCGACCGCCTCCAGAGTAG